A genomic segment from Spinacia oleracea cultivar Varoflay chromosome 3, BTI_SOV_V1, whole genome shotgun sequence encodes:
- the LOC110803409 gene encoding DELLA protein GAIP, producing the protein MKRELPFSNPGPSAGGGGSLGGGPPTTTGKSKMWEDQNDAGVDELLAVLGYKVRSSDMAEVAQKLEQLEQAMGNVREDGLSQLASETVHYNPSDLSTWLESMLSEFNPSSTSFDPANPILLPSIGSRVDPIIVNPTPQGSVKFGGSDPYSDYDLKAIPGKAILTPPSPSSSALVVNNSSSSNSLVSTTTSSSSSREAKRLKASSYTNPQSAKATASGLTSSILTTNTAVSSRPVVLVDSQENGVRLVHTLMACAEAIEQQNMGLAEALLKQIGFLAASQVGSMRKVATYFAEALARRVYKVCPDVPYDGNLSDMLQMHFYETCPYLKFAHFTANQAILEAFSGKKKVHVIDFSMKEGMQWPALMQALALRPEGPPAFRLTGIGPPAPDNSDRLQEVGWKLAQFADSIQIQFEYRGFVANSLTDLESALLELRPDTEVVAVNSVFELHRLLARPGAADKVLGLMKEVNPVIVTVVEQEANHNGPAFLERFNESLHYYSTLFDSLESCVDSQDKMMSEMYLGSQICNVVACEGVDRVERHETVAQWRTRFGKAGFAPVHIGSNAFKQASMLLDFFAGGDGYGVEENGGCLMLGWHSRPLITTSAWQLAQNSKSPIRH; encoded by the coding sequence ATGAAGAGGGAGCTACCCTTTTCCAATCCAGGACCTTCCGCCGGTGGCGGGGGTAGTCTGGGTGGTGGTCCTCCTACCACCACCGGAAAGTCTAAGATGTGGGAAGATCAAAACGACGCGGGAGTAGATGAACTGCTTGCCGTTTTGGGGTACAAGGTGAGGTCATCAGACATGGCGGAAGTCGCACAAAAGCTAGAACAGCTTGAGCAAGCTATGGGGAATGTTAGAGAAGATGGTCTTTCTCAATTGGCTTCCGAGACGGTTCATTATAATCCTTCAGATCTGTCTACTTGGCTTGAATCTATGCTTTCTGAGTTCAATCCATCGTCAACTAGTTTTGACCCGGCGAATCCGATACTACTGCCTTCTATTGGGTCGCGTGTAGATCCGATTATTGTGAACCCAACTCCTCAGGGTTCTGTTAAGTTTGGAGGATCGGACCCGTATTCGGATTATGATCTCAAAGCTATTCCAGGTAAAGCTATCTTAACTCCTCCATCACCTTCTTCTTCAGCTTTGGTTGTTAATAATAGTAGTAGCAGTAATAGTTTGGTTAGTACTACTACAAGTAGTTCAAGTTCGAGGGAGGCGAAGAGGTTGAAGGCCTCTAGTTATACAAACCCCCAATCAGCTAAGGCCACCGCTTCGGGCTTAACCTCATCGATATTGACCACGAACACGGCCGTGTCATCTCGGCCGGTTGTGTTGGTGGATTCGCAAGAGAACGGGGTGAGATTGGTTCATACTCTGATGGCATGCGCTGAGGCGATTGAGCAACAGAATATGGGGTTGGCTGAAGCTCTGTTGAAACAAATTGGATTTTTAGCGGCTTCTCAAGTTGGATCTATGAGGAAAGTTGCGACTTATTTTGCTGAAGCTCTTGCAAGGCGGGTGTATAAAGTATGCCCAGATGTTCCATATGATGGGAATTTATCCGATATGTTGCAGATGCACTTTTATGAGACTTGCCCGTATcttaaatttgctcatttcaCTGCAAATCAGGCAATTTTGGAGGCTTTTAGTGGGAAAAAAAAGGTTCATGTGATTGATTTTAGTATGAAAGAAGGAATGCAATGGCCGGCTTTGATGCAAGCTTTAGCGCTTAGGCCCGAGGGTCCGCCGGCTTTTCGTTTAACCGGGATCGGGCCGCCAGCTCCGGATAATTCAGACCGATTGCAGGAAGTCGGTTGGAAGTTAGCTCAATTTGCTGATTCAATTCAAATCCAGTTTGAGTACCGTGGGTTTGTAGCCAATAGTTTGACCGATTTGGAATCAGCTCTACTTGAACTTAGACCGGATACAGAGGTGGTGGCGGTTAATTCGGTTTTCGAGCTGCATCGGCTGCTAGCTCGACCGGGCGCCGCAGATAAGGTTTTGGGTTTGATGAAGGAAGTGAACCCGGTTATCGTAACAGTGGTTGAACAGGAAGCGAATCACAACGGACCGGCTTTCTTAGAACGATTCAACGAGTCACTACACTATTACTCCACCTTGTTTGACTCGTTGGAGAGCTGTGTAGACAGCCAGGATAAGATGATGTCGGAGATGTACCTAGGTAGTCAAATATGCAACGTGGTAGCTTGTGAAGGTGTTGACCGAGTGGAACGCCACGAGACAGTAGCTCAGTGGAGGACTCGGTTCGGAAAAGCCGGGTTTGCCCCGGTCCACATCGGGTCAAACGCGTTTAAGCAGGCTAGCATGCTGTTAGACTTCTTTGCAGGTGGGGATGGGTATGGGGTGGAGGAGAATGGTGGGTGTTTGATGTTAGGGTGGCATAGTAGGCCACTCATTACCACCTCAGCTTGGCAACTCGCCCAAAACAGCAAATCGCCAATTCGTCACTGA